The proteins below come from a single Piscinibacter gummiphilus genomic window:
- a CDS encoding ComF family protein gives MEVTLREIHGPWDAGWVLDKHMIKSTFLGHDAFGNPQFENLRTEAGEATYQLKYRSDWSQAKPLAQAVADNICPKLQSIGFIVPMPASRSRSRQPVTEVAKELGGLLNAPMFDGILLKAPNGKSLKDLATKAEKVEAIGKSLSVKDQITNDGSWNVLLIDDLYDSGASMEAACKVLRGYPKVRKIYVAALTWK, from the coding sequence ATGGAGGTGACACTCAGAGAAATTCATGGGCCGTGGGACGCCGGCTGGGTGCTTGACAAGCACATGATCAAGAGCACATTTCTTGGCCACGACGCGTTCGGGAATCCGCAGTTTGAAAACCTTCGCACCGAGGCCGGGGAAGCAACCTACCAGCTGAAATACCGGAGCGACTGGAGCCAAGCCAAGCCGCTGGCTCAGGCTGTGGCCGACAACATTTGCCCGAAGCTCCAGAGCATCGGCTTCATCGTGCCGATGCCTGCGTCGCGGTCGCGCAGCCGGCAGCCGGTTACCGAGGTTGCGAAGGAATTGGGCGGGCTGCTGAATGCTCCGATGTTTGACGGAATTCTTCTCAAGGCGCCAAACGGCAAATCACTGAAGGACTTGGCCACGAAGGCTGAGAAAGTTGAGGCGATTGGCAAAAGTCTGAGCGTTAAGGATCAAATCACCAACGATGGCTCTTGGAACGTCCTCTTGATCGACGACCTGTACGACAGCGGGGCTTCTATGGAGGCGGCATGTAAAGTGCTGCGTGGATACCCAAAGGTGCGGAAAATCTACGTGGCCGCGCTCACCTGGAAATAG